In Bubalus bubalis isolate 160015118507 breed Murrah chromosome 3, NDDB_SH_1, whole genome shotgun sequence, a genomic segment contains:
- the LOC102401321 gene encoding uncharacterized protein C17orf47 homolog, whose protein sequence is MGSTQRGTTYHVVKTNKTGSRVAVSTQKGAEVASMTPQRGQGYLISSSQRSGPASTIPIGHRRSEAGHATALHLSSDYLRSSSPQSGPGPSGAPNPRTETRSRTDTSRQASPSRKLTQGESMLYTGQVQRNVSPSREEATRRGVEIRPGRNISNRFSLIPEAKSSRRLSFVDQKDDFTLLEEEPPSKVQYPQGVRVPRRPLICPKDEAVQTEPIRKSVTAGDIRSSRRPPSPEHGGNRIYPDSRSTQRRIPGPEYDTGRQNSIYAEPKALRRSVNLESSLTLSVLKDLNSGQKALMRPEPEPGHRPSVYNEIKFSPKVLIPSEVEPSTKPSARGESEGGRRVTISPGAQPASRRTSRAASESPHKSSVLATPEPEYKQYTAKPSDSIYEFPRPTLRPPEPSSRKHSVRVELELTPRPLPPRCLPRYGPDSTWWALLSPEGEMPNSRPTTPDIEPKSPPPPDPSLPFFEMETSPFCEDLMFQREKASPSPLSSPKESPGPSPLREAPQAPKHTSRHPTQRFSVFFMGMCRSRLPRCSPDLVRWDARVGESSPSSFWASELPSHQCQSWTHP, encoded by the coding sequence ATGGGCTCTACCCAAAGAGGCACAACGTATCATGTGGTCAAGACAAATAAAACTGGGTCCAGGGTAGCAGTTTCAACACAGAAAGGGGCCGAGGTTGCTAGCATGACCCCTCAACGGGGACAGGGGTACCTTATCTCCTCGAGCCAGCGGAGTGGTCCAGCCTCCACGATCCCGATAGGCCATCGAAGATCAGAAGCTGGGCACGCCACTGCTCTCCATTTATCATCAGACTACCTTCGCTCTAGCTCCCCTCAGTCAGGGCCCGGCCCCTCTGGAGCACCCAACCCTCGAACCGAGACCCGATCCAGAACTGATACATCCCGCCAGGCCTCTCCTTCTCGAAAGCTGACTCAGGGCGAGTCAATGCTCTACACCGGTCAGGTGCAGCGGAATGTCAGTCCGTCCAGAGAGGAAGCAACTAGAAGAGGGGTTGAGATCAGGCCAGGACGCAACATCAGTAATCGTTTCTCGTTAATTCCAGAGGCCAAATCCTCTCGCCGGTTGAGTTTTGTCGACCAGAAGGATGACTTCACACTCTTAGAAGAGGAGCCACCCTCCAAGGTCCAATACCCACAAGGGGTCAGAGTGCCCCGGAGGCCTTTGATTTGCCCAAAGGATGAAGCAGTCCAAACTGAGCCCATTCGAAAGAGTGTGACTGCTGGGGATATCAGATCGTCAAGGAGACCCCCTAGCCCAGAACATGGCGGCAACCGCATCTATCCAGACTCTCGGTCAACCCAGAGAAGAATTCCTGGGCCAGAATATGACACGGGCCGTCAGAACTCAATTTATGCAGAACCTAAGGCCTTGCGTAGAAGTGTGAACTTGGAATCATCCCTCACACTCTCTGTCCTTAAAGATTTGAACAGTGGACAAAAGGCTTTGATGCGCCCTGAGCCTGAGCCTGGCCACAGGCCCTCTGTGTACAATGAAATCAAGTTCTCCCCAAAGGTTTTAATACCATCAGAAGTGGAGCCCAGCACGAAGCCCTCAGCGCGCGGAGAGAGTGAGGGTGGCCGTAGGGTCACCATCTCCCCCGGGGCACAGCCAGCTTCCCGCAGGACGTCTCGAGCCGCATCTGAGAGTCCCCACAAATCTTCTGTCTTGGCCACTCCGGAGCCCGAATACAAGCAATATACCGCAAAACCCTCAGACAGTATCTACGAGTTCCCACGACCCACACTCAGGCCTCCAGAGCCCTCTTCTAGAAAGCACTCTGTCCGCGTAGAGCTGGAACTGACCCCTCGGCCCTTGCCACCTCGGTGCTTACCGAGATATGGGCCAGACTCCACGTGGTGGGCCTTACTCAGCCCTGAAGGTGAAATGCCCAACAGTCGGCCAACAACACCTGATATCGAGCCCaagtcccctcctcccccagaccctTCACTGCCTTTTTTTGAAATGGAAACCAGCCCTTTCTGTGAGGATCTGATGTTCCAGAGAGAGAAGGCAAGTCCATCACCACTATCATCACCAAAGGAGTCTCCGGGCCCGTCACCATTGAGGGAAGCGCCACAGGCCCCCAAGCACACCTCCAGACATCCCACTCAAAGGTTTAGTGTTTTCTTCATGGGTATGTGCAGAAGCAGACTGCCCAGGTGCAGCCCCGATTTAGTGAGGTGGGACGCCAGGGTGGGAGAAAGTTCCCCCTCCTCATTCTGGGCCTCAGAGCTGCCCTCCCACCAGTGCCAAAGCTGGACCCATCCTTGA